One segment of Triticum aestivum cultivar Chinese Spring chromosome 2A, IWGSC CS RefSeq v2.1, whole genome shotgun sequence DNA contains the following:
- the LOC123185791 gene encoding uncharacterized protein isoform X1 codes for MAARGRQIHHRRRSFGRGSRRPRAPLHHHSWTLVRLASPSKRRKQLFIHRQLWIWIHLAALDEGLDGTRIASSRDRAGLDRVFGVLFSFLRILMLFDKGFLAMGNVLFVSGVPLTIGLKSTFQFFTKPKNRKVIYM; via the exons ATGGCTGCCCGAGGCCGTCAGATCCATCACCGTCGTCGTTCTTTTGGTCGAGGCAGTCGTCGTCCACGTGCTCCTCTTCACCACCACAGCTGGACGCTGGTGAGGCTAGCCTCCCCCTCCAAGCGCAG GAAACAGCTGTTCATACATCGCCAATTATGGATATGGATCCATCTTGCTGCGCTGGATGAAGGGTTGGATGGAACAAGAATTGCTTCCTCTAG AGATCGGGCTGGGCTTGACCGGGTTTTTGGAGTTCTCTTCTCGTTTCTTAGGATCCTCATGCTGTTTGACAAGGGGTTCCTTGCAATGGGAAAT GTTCTCTTCGTCTCTGGTGTTCCGCTAACGATTGGACTAAAGTCAACTTTCCAGTTCTTCACAAAGCCTAAGAATCGCAAGGTCATATACATGTAA
- the LOC123185791 gene encoding uncharacterized protein isoform X2, which produces MAARGRQIHHRRRSFGRGSRRPRAPLHHHSWTLVRLASPSKRSCSYIANYGYGSILLRWMKGWMEQELLPLEIGLGLTGFLEFSSRFLGSSCCLTRGSLQWEMFSSSLVFR; this is translated from the exons ATGGCTGCCCGAGGCCGTCAGATCCATCACCGTCGTCGTTCTTTTGGTCGAGGCAGTCGTCGTCCACGTGCTCCTCTTCACCACCACAGCTGGACGCTGGTGAGGCTAGCCTCCCCCTCCAAGCGCAG CTGTTCATACATCGCCAATTATGGATATGGATCCATCTTGCTGCGCTGGATGAAGGGTTGGATGGAACAAGAATTGCTTCCTCTAG AGATCGGGCTGGGCTTGACCGGGTTTTTGGAGTTCTCTTCTCGTTTCTTAGGATCCTCATGCTGTTTGACAAGGGGTTCCTTGCAATGGGAAAT GTTCTCTTCGTCTCTGGTGTTCCGCTAA